From the Candidatus Melainabacteria bacterium genome, one window contains:
- a CDS encoding HAD hydrolase family protein: MYELKEIIRNIKLLVLDVDGVLTDGSLYYDKNGEHVKKFNVRDGQGIKLAQAYSLELAIISARECEILNNRLSELSVKHIYQHCYDKGKKIQELSKELKISLQEIAYIGDDILDVPPLEIVGLPVCPKDAHPSVISKAKLITEAKGGHGCVREIIDLILKEQGKMTL; encoded by the coding sequence ATGTATGAATTAAAAGAAATAATCAGAAATATAAAGCTTCTTGTTCTTGATGTAGATGGGGTTTTAACTGATGGGTCACTTTACTATGACAAAAATGGTGAACATGTAAAAAAGTTTAACGTTCGTGATGGTCAAGGAATTAAGCTTGCACAAGCTTATAGCTTAGAATTAGCAATTATAAGTGCACGAGAATGTGAAATTCTAAATAATAGATTAAGTGAATTAAGTGTTAAGCATATTTATCAACACTGTTATGATAAAGGGAAAAAAATACAAGAATTATCTAAAGAATTAAAGATTTCATTGCAAGAAATTGCTTATATTGGAGATGATATTTTAGATGTACCACCACTTGAAATCGTAGGATTACCAGTCTGTCCAAAGGATGCACATCCTTCAGTAATTTCAAAAGCAAAATTAATAACTGAAGCTAAAGGTGGGCATGGTTGTGTTAGAGAAATTATTGATTTAATTTTAAAAGAACAAGGAAAAATGACACTTTAG
- a CDS encoding helix-turn-helix transcriptional regulator — MLKQPSEFKAEFFKALANPIRIQIIDTLRNGKHTVNQLREILDIEAPNVSQQLAILRANNIVNTRKEGSNVFYSIKDPTIFKLLDIAKVIFNNQLAGIRDLLSKINNKKGRHSIKNGIRSIITQIFVPYICSWSDFCVPYLF; from the coding sequence ATCTTGAAACAACCAAGTGAATTTAAGGCAGAATTTTTTAAAGCATTGGCTAATCCTATAAGAATCCAAATTATAGATACACTACGTAATGGCAAACATACTGTAAATCAATTAAGAGAAATCTTAGATATAGAAGCTCCGAATGTCTCTCAACAACTAGCTATATTAAGAGCAAATAATATAGTAAACACTCGCAAAGAAGGAAGTAACGTTTTTTATTCAATTAAAGATCCAACCATATTCAAACTTCTTGACATAGCAAAAGTCATATTTAATAACCAACTTGCTGGAATAAGAGACTTATTAAGCAAAATAAATAACAAGAAAGGAAGGCATAGTATTAAAAATGGCATTAGAAGCATTATTACTCAAATATTCGTTCCTTATATTTGTTCTTGGAGTGATTTTTGCGTTCCTTATTTGTTTTAA
- a CDS encoding hydrogenase 4 subunit B, whose protein sequence is MTLISFAFVIFDIKSIDSKKAGFVYLLMTHIGSAFLLLTFLIFAKYTGSFSFSSFDGVSNLMPDSLKAILFLFILLGFGTKAGIIPLHIWLPEAHPAAPSHISALMSGVMIKTGIYGILRFIFDFLSPFPSWWGIIVVFIGIITAVLGIIFASSEVDIKRILAYSSIENIGVILLSIGASMIFYSFDQKVLATISLVAALFHSLNHSIFKGLLFTCTGSIVSSTHTRNIEKLGGLIKLMPKTAFLFLIGSLAISALPPFNGFISKWLTFQSVLLLFQIKSEILKLISPIYASLLGFVGAICIATFVKTFSGIFLGMPRSHQAIHAQEATPSMILSMSILAFSCLVIGVFPNIVFLLIKTVTFSIIGLDATSIITFDSLFNSNNFSIKLGSNNFATLSPALVFVLLLIILCLVYIAFNNLGSKVPIRKDETWSCGVKPKPEFGHTPKGFLQPLRVIFSELHTPESFYHDYIYLPIVNSLVNLSHKIRPLQSGVLQIYLLYIFLALVFCLIWLRL, encoded by the coding sequence ATGACACTTATTTCTTTTGCTTTTGTGATATTTGATATAAAAAGCATTGATTCCAAAAAAGCAGGTTTTGTCTATCTTTTAATGACACATATTGGTTCAGCATTCCTTCTTCTGACATTTCTTATTTTTGCTAAATATACTGGAAGTTTTTCATTTTCATCTTTTGATGGAGTTTCAAACTTAATGCCTGATTCTTTAAAAGCAATTTTATTTTTATTTATTTTACTGGGTTTTGGTACTAAGGCTGGAATTATACCTTTGCATATTTGGCTCCCAGAAGCACATCCAGCTGCACCAAGCCACATATCAGCTCTTATGTCAGGAGTAATGATTAAAACAGGAATATACGGCATACTAAGATTTATATTTGACTTTCTAAGCCCATTTCCTTCTTGGTGGGGAATAATTGTTGTCTTTATAGGAATCATAACTGCGGTATTAGGAATAATTTTTGCTTCTTCCGAAGTTGATATTAAACGAATTTTAGCTTATAGCAGTATAGAAAATATTGGTGTGATTTTACTTTCAATTGGTGCTTCTATGATATTTTACAGCTTTGACCAAAAAGTTTTAGCTACTATTTCTTTAGTGGCTGCCTTATTTCATTCTTTAAATCATTCTATATTTAAAGGACTATTGTTTACTTGTACAGGTTCAATTGTATCTAGTACTCACACCAGAAACATTGAAAAATTAGGAGGCTTAATTAAGCTAATGCCAAAAACTGCTTTTCTATTTCTTATTGGTTCACTTGCTATTTCTGCACTCCCTCCTTTTAATGGTTTTATTAGTAAATGGCTTACTTTTCAATCGGTACTTCTTTTGTTTCAAATTAAATCAGAAATATTAAAACTTATTTCACCTATTTATGCCAGTCTTCTTGGATTTGTAGGTGCAATATGCATTGCAACATTTGTAAAAACCTTTAGTGGAATATTTTTAGGAATGCCCAGATCACATCAAGCAATTCATGCACAGGAAGCCACACCATCTATGATTTTAAGTATGTCTATTCTGGCATTTTCATGTTTGGTTATAGGAGTCTTCCCAAATATTGTTTTCTTACTTATTAAGACAGTAACTTTTTCAATAATTGGTCTTGATGCTACATCAATAATTACCTTTGATAGTTTATTTAATTCTAATAACTTCTCTATAAAGCTAGGATCTAATAACTTTGCTACACTTTCACCAGCTTTAGTTTTTGTTTTATTATTAATAATTCTTTGTTTGGTTTACATAGCTTTTAACAACTTAGGCTCTAAAGTACCTATTCGCAAAGATGAAACATGGAGCTGTGGAGTTAAACCAAAACCAGAGTTCGGGCATACACCAAAAGGCTTTTTACAACCACTAAGAGTGATATTCTCAGAACTTCACACACCAGAAAGTTTTTATCATGATTACATTTATCTGCCTATAGTTAATAGTCTTGTAAATCTTTCTCACAAAATAAGACCACTTCAATCAGGAGTATTACAAATCTATCTTTTATATATTTTTCTTGCATTGGTTTTTTGTCTTATATGGCTTAGGTTATGA
- a CDS encoding NADH-quinone oxidoreductase subunit H, whose translation MNNTTLQYATLFLVHIGLLLILSPFINVYIKKIKAIIQGRVGPPLLQGYYDLAKYFHKETVVSKQTSWLFLATPLIVFSTTITAGLLIPTISSKEFMISLGGIILFIYLFGLGRFFMTSAALEPGSSFCSMASSRELMFATLIEPVILLPLFIFVCIYGTNSIFEIVNQLSNKGIALYTPPYILSLIAIFIASMAEMCRVPFDNPETHYELTMIHEGMLLEYSGKQLGIMFLSSWLKQLIIISLIANLLFPWYTTPGFTFVSLFIAAVIYLLKVLAVSTIIAFVETTVAKVRLFRVRDILIAAFIMSIIALVINIYKGEGLGI comes from the coding sequence ATGAATAATACTACATTACAATATGCCACTTTATTTTTAGTCCATATAGGACTTCTTTTAATACTTTCACCATTTATAAATGTCTACATAAAAAAGATTAAAGCAATAATACAAGGACGTGTTGGTCCTCCTCTTTTACAAGGCTATTATGATTTAGCAAAATATTTTCATAAAGAAACAGTAGTTTCAAAACAAACATCTTGGTTATTTTTAGCAACACCACTTATTGTTTTTAGTACAACAATAACAGCAGGATTACTTATACCAACCATTAGCTCAAAAGAGTTCATGATTTCACTCGGAGGAATAATACTTTTCATCTATCTATTTGGCTTAGGCAGATTTTTTATGACTTCGGCAGCACTTGAACCAGGAAGCAGCTTCTGTAGTATGGCAAGCAGTAGAGAACTAATGTTTGCAACTTTAATTGAACCAGTGATTCTACTTCCTTTATTTATTTTTGTGTGTATTTATGGAACTAACAGCATCTTTGAGATAGTAAACCAATTGTCTAATAAAGGAATTGCTTTATATACACCACCATATATTCTTTCATTAATTGCAATTTTTATAGCAAGTATGGCTGAGATGTGCAGGGTTCCTTTTGACAATCCAGAAACCCATTATGAATTAACCATGATTCATGAAGGAATGCTTTTAGAATACTCTGGTAAACAGCTTGGCATCATGTTTTTATCCAGTTGGCTTAAACAATTAATTATTATTTCCTTAATTGCAAATCTTTTATTTCCTTGGTATACAACACCTGGTTTTACTTTTGTAAGTTTATTTATTGCAGCAGTCATATATCTCTTAAAAGTTTTGGCTGTTAGTACCATTATTGCATTTGTTGAAACTACAGTTGCTAAGGTTAGATTATTTAGAGTTCGTGACATTCTTATTGCTGCATTTATTATGTCCATAATTGCTCTTGTGATTAATATCTATAAAGGAGAAGGACTAGGAATATGA
- a CDS encoding hydrogenase 4 subunit F yields the protein MDVNKITLLYSIPALAAFSSLLPKNKNVIGLVQTFWMVCLFILGLFIINDILDSGSIGTFKDFIYLDALSGLMIFLITLVSTIVSIYSIGYMTNEVEEKIHNIWKLKGYYFLLNAFVFSMLLTVTANSIGVLWIAIELTTLVSAFLVGYYNKEAPVEAAWKYIILCTVGIAFAMIGIVLAYYGVTHAGGVKSVGLNWNYLITISHKLDPDLMKVAFIFILIGLGTKAGLAPMHTWLPDAHSEAPTPVSALLSGVLIKCGIYGIIRFAIITNLSVGNGFTNKLILVFGLLSIGISVPFILVQRHIKRLLAYHSLEHIGIITCGIGFANPLAIFGALFHMINHAMVKSLMFFTSGNLALKFHTKDMEHIKGVIQVMPISGIVLLVGGLALAGSPPFSIFISEFYILSGGIEGNHWVGSILFLLFLIIVFGGLSHHLLQMAIGPTNSTTESNIALTRSEINKSSVASLVLPLVLVCILGIWIPGPLLRLLNEATRIVTIGHTI from the coding sequence ATGGATGTAAATAAGATAACGTTACTTTATAGCATCCCAGCTTTAGCAGCATTTTCATCTTTATTGCCGAAGAACAAAAATGTTATTGGCTTAGTACAAACTTTTTGGATGGTTTGCTTATTTATACTAGGGCTTTTTATTATCAACGACATATTAGATTCCGGCTCCATTGGCACATTCAAAGATTTTATTTACCTTGATGCACTAAGTGGATTAATGATTTTTCTAATTACTCTGGTTAGTACTATAGTCTCGATTTATTCAATTGGTTATATGACAAATGAGGTTGAAGAAAAAATACACAACATATGGAAATTAAAAGGATATTATTTCTTGCTAAACGCATTTGTTTTTTCAATGCTTCTGACTGTAACAGCAAATAGCATTGGGGTCTTATGGATTGCTATAGAACTTACAACTTTAGTTTCTGCTTTTTTAGTTGGTTATTATAACAAAGAAGCTCCTGTTGAAGCTGCATGGAAATATATTATTCTCTGTACGGTAGGTATTGCATTTGCAATGATCGGTATTGTTCTTGCCTACTACGGTGTTACTCATGCAGGAGGAGTTAAGTCTGTAGGATTAAACTGGAATTATTTAATTACGATTTCTCACAAACTTGACCCAGACCTGATGAAAGTAGCATTCATTTTTATACTCATAGGTCTTGGAACTAAAGCAGGTCTTGCTCCAATGCATACCTGGCTTCCAGATGCACATAGCGAAGCACCTACACCTGTTAGTGCACTTCTTTCCGGTGTACTTATTAAGTGTGGAATTTACGGAATTATTAGATTTGCAATTATTACTAACCTCTCAGTAGGAAATGGTTTTACAAATAAATTAATTTTAGTTTTTGGACTTTTATCAATTGGCATTTCAGTACCATTTATTCTTGTACAAAGACATATAAAACGGCTTCTTGCATATCATAGTTTAGAACATATTGGAATAATCACCTGTGGAATTGGCTTTGCAAATCCTTTAGCTATCTTTGGTGCATTATTTCACATGATAAATCATGCAATGGTAAAGTCTCTTATGTTCTTTACTTCAGGAAACCTTGCACTTAAATTTCACACAAAAGATATGGAACATATTAAGGGTGTTATTCAAGTTATGCCAATAAGTGGGATTGTACTCTTAGTTGGTGGCCTTGCACTTGCTGGCTCACCACCATTTTCAATATTTATTAGTGAGTTTTATATCTTAAGTGGAGGAATTGAAGGAAATCATTGGGTTGGTAGTATACTCTTTCTTTTATTTTTGATCATTGTTTTTGGTGGTTTAAGTCATCATTTGTTGCAGATGGCAATAGGTCCAACAAACAGTACCACTGAAAGTAATATTGCACTGACTAGAAGTGAAATAAATAAATCAAGTGTTGCAAGCTTAGTTTTACCGCTAGTACTTGTTTGCATACTAGGTATCTGGATACCAGGCCCCCTTTTAAGACTGTTAAATGAAGCAACAAGAATAGTAACAATAGGGCATACGATATGA
- a CDS encoding NADH-quinone oxidoreductase subunit C — protein MKHGMIKEIGTLIEQIENLLKENTFIYKLISPNHVEFTIDKSFLPIASELIIKDPNLNASLLTITATDKRELNENYVVNVVFSLKKINHIITLKSNVGKFNPSYPAISKKISYANWYEREIHDLFGIVPDGIELDPLVLHRDWHPGKCFPVRKDFPKDKQLPITDHNIEFIFPHGEGLHQIAVGPIHAGIIEPGHFRFCALGEEIHKFDVQLFYAHKGIEKMAEGKTIGEVLTIAENICGMCSYSHSTAFCIAIESLGNISTPPRATFIRTICLELERLASHMSDLMAICSAGGFGFASAHAARLRETIMRQIYKLTGHRFFRSLNTIGGLQKNISDKYFDQLFLQLVLFKADFNALAKLILNTDSLLDRLELTGFLSKENALSLGLVGPAARGSSIDIDVRHDTPYLAYKRYKPNVPLYDTCDALARTKVRIDEVNESLRLIKNLIEDLPPGDILAKTKPYSHYNPGIGIVESPKGELVHWIMLDKEDKIFRYHVRSASYINWRGVAQATMGKNIVPDGPLVNKSFNLCYACVDR, from the coding sequence ATGAAACATGGAATGATAAAAGAGATTGGTACTTTAATTGAACAGATTGAAAACCTGCTTAAAGAAAACACCTTTATTTATAAGCTTATAAGTCCAAACCATGTTGAATTTACAATTGACAAAAGCTTCTTACCTATTGCTTCTGAACTTATAATAAAGGATCCAAACTTAAATGCTTCATTATTAACTATTACTGCTACTGATAAAAGAGAGCTTAATGAAAATTATGTAGTTAATGTTGTATTCTCGCTTAAAAAAATTAATCACATAATAACTTTAAAATCAAATGTAGGTAAATTTAATCCTTCATATCCAGCAATAAGTAAAAAGATTTCATATGCAAATTGGTATGAAAGAGAAATTCATGATCTGTTTGGCATAGTTCCTGATGGCATCGAGCTTGATCCATTAGTTCTTCATAGGGACTGGCACCCTGGTAAATGCTTCCCAGTGAGAAAGGATTTTCCAAAAGATAAACAACTTCCAATTACTGACCATAATATAGAGTTTATATTCCCTCATGGGGAAGGATTACATCAAATTGCAGTTGGACCAATTCATGCTGGAATTATTGAACCTGGACATTTTAGGTTTTGTGCCCTAGGAGAAGAAATTCATAAATTTGATGTTCAACTCTTTTACGCACATAAAGGTATTGAAAAAATGGCAGAAGGTAAGACTATAGGTGAGGTATTAACCATTGCAGAAAATATATGTGGGATGTGCTCTTATAGCCACTCAACTGCTTTTTGCATTGCAATTGAGTCTTTAGGAAATATCTCAACACCACCTAGAGCTACATTCATTAGAACCATTTGCCTTGAGCTTGAAAGACTTGCAAGTCATATGTCAGACCTTATGGCTATTTGCTCAGCTGGTGGCTTTGGTTTTGCTTCAGCACATGCAGCAAGACTAAGAGAAACAATAATGAGACAAATATATAAATTAACTGGTCATCGCTTCTTTAGAAGTTTAAATACTATTGGAGGATTACAAAAAAATATATCTGATAAATATTTTGATCAATTATTTTTACAACTTGTTTTATTTAAAGCTGACTTCAATGCTCTAGCAAAATTAATTTTAAATACAGACAGTCTATTAGATCGCCTTGAGTTGACTGGCTTTCTGTCAAAGGAAAATGCTTTATCTCTAGGACTTGTAGGTCCAGCTGCCCGTGGTTCAAGCATAGATATAGATGTTAGGCATGATACACCTTATCTAGCTTATAAGAGGTACAAACCAAATGTGCCTCTATATGACACTTGTGATGCATTAGCTAGAACGAAAGTAAGAATTGATGAGGTAAATGAATCTTTAAGGCTAATTAAAAATCTTATAGAAGACTTACCCCCTGGGGATATTCTTGCAAAAACGAAACCTTATTCACACTATAATCCTGGGATTGGAATAGTTGAATCTCCAAAAGGAGAACTAGTTCATTGGATAATGCTTGACAAAGAGGACAAAATCTTTAGATACCATGTAAGAAGCGCATCTTACATAAATTGGAGAGGAGTGGCACAAGCTACCATGGGAAAAAATATTGTTCCAGATGGACCACTGGT